In Polaribacter sp. L3A8, a genomic segment contains:
- a CDS encoding DEAD/DEAH box helicase, which yields MSTFSSLGITKEYIQAIKELGISEPSEIQEKAIPILLEAPTDFIGLAQTGTGKTAAFGLPVLHHIDASSENIQALILSPTRELVQQIKKQLFKFTKFSEDKIFVEAVFGGEKIDRQMNNLKRTTHIVVATPGRLIDLIERGSIDVSHVKTVILDEADEMLSMGFKQDLNRILKFTTEGDRKTWLFSATMPEEIKRIVKTYMDANAPRVEINRSSLVNANIRHHYAKTTLKEKTNDIVSFLEKRQDQRGIIFCRTKAGAQNLAAHLIEEGFSTAALEGDMQQKERDKVMRAFKKENLQYLVSTDVSARGIDVSGLEFVIHHQLPEQLEYYTHRSGRTARAGKTGVSIAFILPSEITRIHEIQKELNIKFSEVTV from the coding sequence ATGTCAACTTTTTCTTCCTTAGGAATCACCAAAGAATATATTCAAGCAATTAAAGAATTAGGAATTTCTGAGCCTTCAGAAATTCAAGAGAAAGCAATTCCAATTTTATTGGAAGCGCCAACAGATTTTATTGGTTTAGCACAAACAGGTACCGGTAAAACTGCTGCTTTTGGTTTGCCCGTATTACACCATATAGATGCTAGCTCAGAGAACATACAAGCGTTAATTTTATCGCCAACAAGAGAGTTGGTGCAGCAAATTAAAAAACAACTGTTTAAATTTACAAAGTTTAGTGAAGATAAAATTTTTGTAGAAGCTGTTTTTGGTGGAGAAAAGATTGACAGACAAATGAACAATCTTAAGAGAACTACACATATTGTAGTAGCAACTCCTGGTAGATTAATAGATTTAATAGAAAGAGGTAGTATAGATGTTAGTCATGTAAAAACAGTTATTTTAGATGAAGCTGATGAAATGCTAAGCATGGGTTTTAAACAAGATTTAAATAGAATCTTAAAGTTTACAACAGAAGGTGATAGAAAAACTTGGTTGTTTTCTGCTACAATGCCAGAAGAAATCAAAAGGATTGTAAAGACCTATATGGATGCTAATGCTCCTAGAGTAGAAATTAATAGAAGCTCTTTAGTAAATGCTAATATTCGTCATCATTATGCAAAAACTACCTTAAAAGAAAAAACAAATGATATTGTTTCTTTCCTAGAGAAAAGGCAAGATCAAAGAGGAATTATTTTCTGTAGAACAAAAGCAGGTGCACAAAACTTAGCAGCTCATTTAATAGAAGAAGGTTTTTCTACCGCAGCTTTAGAAGGAGATATGCAACAAAAAGAACGCGATAAAGTAATGCGTGCTTTTAAGAAAGAAAATTTACAATACTTAGTTTCTACAGATGTTTCTGCACGTGGAATTGATGTTAGTGGTTTAGAATTTGTAATTCATCATCAATTACCAGAACAATTAGAATACTACACACACAGAAGTGGAAGAACTGCAAGAGCAGGAAAAACAGGTGTTTCAATTGCTTTTATTTTGCCTTCAGAAATCACGAGAATTCATGAGATTCAGAAAGAATTAAATATTAAGTTTTCTGAAGTAACCGTATAA
- a CDS encoding DUF1853 family protein, which translates to MTHQKTKDIQKRYDGFLQTPCLWNGNSVYGLNQLKINSKSTKIDIEIDEKIRLGKYIERFVSYQLAQEKGISILCENIQIQQEKITLGELDCILLKEEKPIHLEIIYKFYLYDASVGTTEIDHFIGPNRKDSLVEKLNKLKEALSHKVCKF; encoded by the coding sequence ATGACACATCAAAAAACAAAAGATATTCAGAAAAGATACGACGGTTTTCTGCAAACACCTTGCTTGTGGAACGGTAATTCGGTGTATGGCTTAAATCAACTTAAAATTAATTCGAAATCTACAAAAATTGATATTGAAATCGATGAAAAAATCCGTTTAGGTAAATATATAGAACGTTTTGTTTCTTATCAATTAGCACAAGAAAAAGGCATTTCTATTCTTTGTGAAAACATTCAAATTCAGCAAGAAAAAATTACATTAGGCGAGTTAGATTGTATCCTTTTAAAAGAAGAGAAACCGATTCACTTAGAAATTATTTACAAGTTTTATTTGTATGATGCTTCTGTTGGAACCACTGAAATTGACCATTTTATTGGTCCGAATAGAAAAGACTCTTTAGTAGAAAAACTAAATAAATTAAAAGAGGCACTGTCTCATAAAGTGTGTAAGTTTTAA
- a CDS encoding TolC family protein, with protein sequence MKKYILIFLLLSTSGYFAQEKVASVMTLSEFLSYVKNYHPIVKQANLVINESEAKLLKARGAFDPKIEVDFNKKQFKEKEYYNKLNAAFKIPTYYGIEFKANLENNDGYYLNPENTVPEDGLYSAGVSVSLLKGLLINTRMASLKQAKFFLNQAKEDQQILVNEILYNAALSYFNWLKTYHQNSVYKEFLTNAEIRFKATKRAFLEGEKPAIDTTEAGITLKSRKLNLEKARIKLVKSSLELSNYLWLNDNTPIELQDNIIPDIHTVNNVDTTFNIALFNNANFNIDKHPKIKSLAYKIKSLSIDKNLKLNNLLPKLDVQYNFLTENGNQINSLNTQNYKAGINFKVPLFLRKERGDFKLSKIKLQDKKFENEVAKVAIKNKVNAILQELSSYVLQNSLTTDIVRDYGTMLKAEDRKFFLGESSLFLVNYREVKLIEAKLKAIDLENTFFKTKASLFKATVISINE encoded by the coding sequence ATGAAAAAATATATTTTAATATTCCTTCTATTATCTACATCTGGATATTTTGCACAAGAAAAAGTGGCGTCTGTAATGACACTTTCAGAATTCTTAAGTTATGTAAAAAACTATCACCCTATTGTAAAACAAGCAAATCTTGTTATCAATGAAAGTGAAGCTAAATTACTAAAAGCTAGAGGTGCTTTTGACCCTAAAATTGAAGTAGATTTTAATAAAAAACAATTTAAAGAAAAAGAATATTACAATAAATTAAACGCTGCTTTTAAAATACCTACTTATTACGGAATTGAATTTAAAGCAAATTTAGAGAATAATGATGGTTATTATTTAAACCCAGAAAATACAGTTCCAGAAGATGGTTTGTATAGTGCCGGAGTTTCTGTATCCTTATTAAAAGGTCTTTTAATTAACACAAGAATGGCTTCTTTAAAACAAGCAAAATTCTTTTTAAATCAAGCAAAAGAAGATCAGCAAATTTTAGTGAATGAAATATTATACAACGCTGCCTTGTCTTATTTTAATTGGCTAAAAACATATCATCAAAATAGCGTTTATAAAGAGTTTTTAACAAATGCAGAAATCCGTTTTAAAGCTACAAAAAGAGCCTTTTTAGAAGGAGAAAAACCTGCTATAGATACCACAGAAGCCGGAATTACATTAAAAAGCAGAAAATTAAATCTAGAAAAAGCTAGAATTAAATTGGTAAAGTCTTCTTTAGAATTGTCTAATTATTTATGGTTGAATGATAACACTCCAATAGAATTACAAGACAATATTATTCCAGATATACATACTGTTAATAATGTAGACACTACTTTTAATATTGCATTGTTTAATAATGCAAATTTTAACATTGATAAACACCCTAAAATTAAATCATTAGCATATAAAATAAAGAGTTTAAGTATTGATAAAAATTTAAAATTAAATAACTTACTTCCTAAATTAGATGTTCAGTATAACTTTCTTACAGAAAACGGTAATCAAATAAATTCTCTAAATACACAAAATTATAAAGCAGGAATTAATTTTAAAGTTCCTTTATTTTTAAGAAAAGAACGTGGAGATTTTAAACTCTCTAAAATTAAATTGCAAGACAAAAAATTTGAAAACGAAGTAGCTAAAGTTGCCATAAAAAATAAAGTAAATGCTATTCTGCAAGAATTAAGTTCTTATGTTTTACAAAATAGCTTAACTACAGATATTGTTCGCGATTACGGAACGATGCTAAAAGCAGAAGATCGTAAATTTTTCTTAGGAGAAAGCTCTTTATTTTTAGTTAATTATCGTGAAGTTAAATTAATTGAAGCCAAACTAAAAGCAATCGATTTAGAAAACACTTTCTTTAAAACTAAAGCAAGTTTATTTAAAGCTACCGTTATTTCTATTAATGAATAA
- a CDS encoding TonB-dependent receptor, whose amino-acid sequence MKKILMLTICLVSLYTYAQDTYKGKIISTNNEPLAGATVQSKTNNSNAVVTDFYGNFSITLESNKAVIVKFIGFKTVEQILSRANNNIQLFENDQILEEVVISASREKQLRKEVPASISVISSKDISETKAFGIDQLINDVPGVNMTMSRAAGNEQHMMSVRSPISTKSLFLYVEDGLPIRPTAVFNHNALLEMNDVSFNRIEVLKGPASSIYGSESIGGSFNFITKKPTREFSGSLGFQINDLGLTKYELELSKYVSKKVGFYIGTQYIQRKNGPIEYSDYEKFAFTIKNVNHLSSILNWTNSVNLVDYRSDMTGSLSESDYRGGNFESDQTFTERVAFSFRFKSTLDINWNDKNKTTFNFAYRNNDLDQNPSYRVSQNRDSTTRELTGTGTGEINSNSFTSYVNLIQHKIDFDFANSSLIVGVSSDFSPQKYQAETLDVVVDTETEKNISFTLNEGDYILNYDADIFNYAGYFQYEINPTKALKLTAALRYDGFEYDYTNLSANVGGPKDSKNRYNNISPKLGANYNFSNNTGIYTNYSNGFTPPQTSSLYRNSLVGVGGEVFDLKPSNYNNYELGTYFKINTKLRGDIAVYLLDGDDTLVTLRDDNDNFFNANAGKTRSYGIEYGFKYNPIETLTISHNGTYAKHRYKDFFTTAGSTFFDLSNTDRETAPSLSGTSKITYKPYFVKGLLLNLTHELVGKYNTSFENQINNGDGTFSTATYNGHNIFNFMVSYEFEHFEVWGHALNIFDRLYSASASYNRFSSQNSYTIGNPRAFHFGLKYHF is encoded by the coding sequence ATGAAAAAAATATTAATGCTTACTATTTGTTTAGTAAGTTTATATACCTATGCTCAAGATACCTATAAAGGTAAAATTATTAGTACTAATAATGAACCTTTAGCAGGAGCTACGGTACAATCGAAAACAAACAATAGTAATGCGGTAGTTACAGATTTCTATGGAAATTTTTCTATCACTTTAGAAAGTAATAAAGCAGTAATAGTTAAATTTATAGGTTTTAAAACTGTAGAACAAATACTATCAAGAGCTAATAATAACATTCAACTTTTTGAAAATGATCAAATTTTAGAAGAAGTTGTAATATCTGCAAGTAGAGAAAAACAGCTTAGAAAAGAGGTGCCAGCTTCTATTTCTGTTATTTCTTCTAAAGATATTTCTGAAACAAAAGCGTTTGGTATCGATCAATTAATTAATGATGTGCCAGGGGTAAATATGACAATGTCTAGGGCTGCTGGTAACGAACAACATATGATGTCTGTACGTTCTCCAATATCAACAAAATCGTTGTTTTTATATGTAGAAGATGGTTTGCCAATTCGTCCAACGGCAGTTTTTAATCATAATGCGCTTTTAGAAATGAATGATGTATCATTTAACAGAATAGAAGTATTAAAAGGGCCTGCATCTAGTATTTATGGTAGTGAATCTATTGGAGGAAGTTTTAATTTTATCACTAAAAAACCAACTAGAGAATTTTCGGGTAGTTTAGGTTTTCAAATTAATGATTTAGGCTTAACAAAATATGAGTTAGAGTTATCTAAATATGTATCTAAAAAAGTTGGTTTTTATATAGGTACGCAATATATACAACGTAAAAACGGACCTATAGAATATAGTGATTATGAGAAGTTTGCATTCACAATTAAAAATGTAAATCATTTGTCATCTATTTTAAACTGGACAAATTCTGTGAATTTAGTAGATTACAGATCAGATATGACAGGATCTTTGTCTGAGTCTGATTATAGAGGCGGTAACTTCGAAAGTGATCAAACATTTACAGAGCGTGTTGCATTTTCTTTTCGTTTTAAAAGTACCTTAGATATCAATTGGAATGATAAAAATAAAACAACATTTAATTTTGCATATAGAAATAACGATTTAGATCAAAACCCATCCTATCGTGTATCACAAAATAGAGATAGTACTACACGAGAATTAACAGGAACAGGTACCGGAGAAATTAATAGTAATAGTTTTACGAGTTATGTTAATTTAATTCAACATAAAATAGATTTTGATTTTGCAAATTCATCTTTAATCGTTGGTGTTTCTTCAGATTTTTCACCACAAAAATATCAAGCAGAAACGCTTGATGTTGTTGTAGATACAGAAACTGAGAAAAATATAAGTTTTACTTTAAACGAAGGAGATTATATTCTTAATTATGATGCAGATATTTTTAATTACGCAGGTTATTTTCAGTATGAAATAAATCCTACAAAAGCTTTAAAACTTACTGCAGCATTACGTTATGATGGTTTTGAGTATGATTATACCAATTTATCTGCTAATGTTGGCGGACCTAAAGATTCAAAAAATAGGTATAATAACATATCTCCTAAATTAGGAGCTAACTATAATTTTTCTAATAATACAGGAATTTACACAAATTATTCTAATGGGTTTACACCACCGCAAACATCATCATTATATAGAAATAGTTTAGTAGGTGTTGGAGGAGAAGTGTTTGATTTAAAACCAAGTAATTATAATAATTATGAATTAGGAACCTATTTTAAAATAAACACTAAATTAAGAGGAGATATTGCTGTTTATCTGTTAGATGGAGATGATACATTGGTAACTTTAAGAGACGATAATGATAATTTTTTTAATGCTAATGCAGGAAAAACAAGATCTTACGGAATAGAATATGGTTTTAAATACAACCCAATTGAAACCTTAACAATTAGCCATAACGGAACCTATGCAAAGCATAGATATAAAGATTTTTTTACAACTGCAGGTAGTACTTTTTTTGATTTATCTAATACAGATAGAGAAACTGCACCTTCGTTATCTGGAACTTCAAAAATTACTTACAAGCCATATTTTGTAAAAGGTTTATTACTAAACTTAACACATGAATTGGTTGGTAAGTATAATACCAGTTTCGAAAATCAAATAAATAATGGTGATGGTACATTTAGTACGGCAACTTATAACGGGCATAATATTTTTAATTTCATGGTATCTTATGAGTTTGAGCATTTTGAAGTTTGGGGACATGCTTTAAATATTTTTGATAGATTATATTCTGCTAGTGCTAGTTACAATAGGTTTAGTAGCCAAAATAGTTATACTATTGGTAACCCAAGAGCATTTCATTTCGGTCTAAAATATCATTTTTAA
- a CDS encoding trimeric intracellular cation channel family protein: MELIYVLDILGTFAFAISGALVASDKKLDLFGILIIAFVTAVGGGMLRDVLIDAHPINWIGDLNYLYTIFAAVIFTFLFKSKINYLGKTMFLFDTIGIGVFTLLGLKKGLSFNLHPIIALIMGMISAVFGGVLRDVLTNRIPLIFEKEIYASACLAGGIVYLVLSKFSVPENIMFVISASVVVIIRVVSVRYQLELPRIKNDLFTIRKR, encoded by the coding sequence ATGGAGCTTATTTATGTTTTAGATATATTAGGAACCTTTGCTTTTGCAATTAGTGGCGCTTTAGTAGCTTCTGATAAAAAGTTAGATTTATTTGGAATCTTAATTATTGCATTTGTTACTGCTGTTGGTGGTGGTATGCTACGCGATGTTTTAATAGACGCGCATCCTATAAATTGGATTGGAGATTTAAATTATTTATACACCATTTTTGCAGCCGTTATTTTTACCTTTCTTTTTAAAAGTAAAATTAACTACTTAGGCAAAACAATGTTTTTGTTTGACACCATTGGTATTGGTGTTTTTACTTTATTGGGTTTAAAAAAAGGGTTGTCTTTTAATTTACATCCTATTATTGCTTTAATAATGGGAATGATTTCTGCCGTTTTTGGAGGCGTTTTACGTGATGTTTTAACTAATAGAATTCCATTAATTTTCGAAAAAGAAATTTATGCTTCTGCATGTTTAGCAGGTGGAATTGTATATTTAGTTTTGAGTAAATTTAGCGTTCCAGAAAACATCATGTTTGTAATTTCTGCTTCTGTAGTTGTTATTATTAGAGTAGTTTCAGTGAGGTATCAATTAGAATTGCCAAGAATTAAAAATGATTTATTTACGATAAGGAAAAGATGA
- a CDS encoding PepSY-associated TM helix domain-containing protein: protein MKNRKLNKWLWKWHFIAGLISLPFVVLLAITGGVYLFKDKYDAPKQVYIKKVKVEGEIISYTKQWELAKKASHKMLNTMVIPREANEATTFSSGMFSHKNNIYINPYKGEVTGTISPKNSNMHVVRKLHGELLLGKFGTKIVELIASWMFVLIITGIYVFWPNKKEGIKGFFRIRFKEGKRILFRDLHTVLGFWVSILLLMTLAGGLPWTDVFGSNFKALQEATNTGFPLTWDSKTLKSEINGKPIPLDSIVKLAKSMNLKGEVSIGLAKNKNGVYSIYNSTFDLGAQKRFHLDQYSGKELIHHTWEDVGVLMRGRMWFMAFHQGQFGLWNWALMLVVAVLLAFVAIAGLVSYLKRKETGKWGTPKVPVSFKVGYGVVCIIVILGIILPLFGASVLLILLIEFLRSKKQKKIVKF from the coding sequence ATGAAAAATAGAAAATTAAATAAATGGCTTTGGAAATGGCATTTTATTGCAGGATTAATATCGTTACCATTTGTTGTGTTGTTAGCAATTACAGGAGGTGTTTATTTATTTAAAGACAAATATGATGCTCCTAAACAAGTTTATATAAAAAAAGTAAAAGTTGAAGGAGAAATAATTTCGTACACAAAACAATGGGAATTAGCAAAAAAAGCATCACATAAGATGTTAAATACCATGGTAATACCTAGAGAAGCAAATGAAGCAACTACATTTTCTTCAGGGATGTTTAGTCATAAAAATAATATTTATATAAATCCTTATAAAGGAGAAGTAACAGGTACCATTAGTCCTAAAAATTCTAATATGCATGTAGTTAGAAAACTTCATGGTGAACTTCTTTTGGGTAAATTCGGAACTAAAATAGTTGAGTTAATTGCTAGTTGGATGTTTGTGTTAATTATTACAGGAATTTATGTGTTTTGGCCAAATAAAAAAGAAGGAATAAAAGGTTTCTTTAGAATTCGTTTTAAAGAAGGAAAACGAATCTTGTTTAGAGATTTACATACAGTTTTAGGTTTTTGGGTGTCAATTTTATTATTGATGACTTTAGCGGGAGGATTACCTTGGACAGATGTTTTTGGTAGTAATTTTAAAGCGTTACAAGAAGCTACAAATACAGGGTTTCCACTAACGTGGGATTCTAAAACTTTAAAATCAGAAATTAATGGTAAACCAATACCGTTAGATTCTATAGTAAAACTTGCAAAATCTATGAATTTAAAAGGTGAAGTAAGTATTGGGTTGGCCAAGAATAAAAACGGAGTATATAGTATTTATAATTCTACATTTGATTTAGGCGCTCAGAAAAGATTTCATTTAGATCAATACTCAGGGAAAGAGTTAATACACCATACATGGGAAGATGTAGGTGTTTTAATGCGTGGACGAATGTGGTTTATGGCATTTCATCAAGGACAATTTGGGTTATGGAATTGGGCATTAATGTTAGTTGTTGCGGTATTATTAGCCTTTGTTGCTATTGCAGGATTGGTTTCTTATTTAAAACGAAAAGAAACTGGTAAATGGGGAACGCCAAAAGTGCCTGTTTCATTTAAAGTTGGTTATGGTGTTGTATGTATTATAGTAATTTTAGGTATTATACTTCCATTATTTGGAGCAAGTGTTTTGCTAATTCTACTAATAGAGTTTTTAAGAAGTAAAAAACAGAAAAAAATAGTGAAATTTTAA
- a CDS encoding acyl-CoA thioesterase: MENVFTLTITVSPEDIDNLQHVNNLVYVTWMDKIATTHWGHLTKDNPLPQYVWVVMRHEIDYLKQANLGDEITVKTWVGETKGITSVRFMEFYKDDLLLVKAKTIWAMLDSKTFKPVRIRENVLKVLQPTK; this comes from the coding sequence TTGGAAAACGTTTTTACATTAACAATAACAGTTTCACCCGAAGATATAGACAATTTACAGCATGTAAATAACTTGGTATATGTAACATGGATGGATAAAATAGCAACTACACATTGGGGGCATCTAACAAAGGATAACCCGTTGCCACAATATGTTTGGGTGGTGATGAGGCATGAAATAGATTATTTAAAACAAGCTAATTTAGGAGATGAAATAACCGTAAAAACATGGGTAGGAGAGACCAAAGGGATTACTTCTGTGCGTTTTATGGAGTTTTATAAGGATGATCTTTTATTGGTAAAAGCCAAAACAATTTGGGCAATGTTAGATTCTAAAACTTTTAAGCCAGTAAGAATTAGAGAAAATGTTTTAAAAGTATTACAACCTACTAAATAA
- a CDS encoding MATE family efflux transporter, whose product MTELANDLGTQKISKLIIKQALPATIGILVMSLNMIVDTIFVGQWIGVLAIAAITVVLPIAFLISSIGMGIGIGGSSIISRALGAGNSEKAFLTFGNQVSLTVILAILFVTIGNFFSVPILNLFGAKGDILPIASEYFSVIIYGVPFLAFAMMGNPTIRAEGKPKFAMYAMMVPAVLNVVLDIIFIKFFNWGMWGAGLATTISFVSSGSYILYFFLSSKSELKIIPKNFKLDFKIVREIIELGGVSIARQGTISVLMIVLNYSLFKYGGEISIAVFGIINRVMMFSLSPVMGVSQGFLPVAGYNIGASKNDRVKETIKKSILYGSVLGTIIFVAILFFKEEVIWIFTNDATLLDKTPNAMLIVFLATPVITMQLIGSAYFQAAGKALPALFLTLLKQGFFLIPLAYFLPKYYGINGIWWSFPIADVLSTIITIVVLKYEVKKNLK is encoded by the coding sequence ATGACAGAATTAGCAAACGACCTAGGGACACAAAAAATTAGTAAATTAATAATAAAACAAGCACTTCCGGCCACTATAGGAATTCTTGTAATGTCTTTAAATATGATTGTCGACACTATTTTTGTGGGACAATGGATTGGTGTACTAGCAATTGCTGCAATTACGGTAGTTTTACCAATTGCTTTTTTAATTTCTTCTATTGGAATGGGAATTGGTATTGGAGGAAGCTCTATAATATCGAGAGCTTTAGGTGCAGGTAATTCAGAAAAAGCTTTTCTAACTTTTGGTAATCAGGTTTCTTTAACCGTTATTTTGGCAATTCTTTTTGTAACTATTGGAAACTTTTTTAGTGTACCTATTCTAAATTTATTCGGCGCAAAAGGAGATATTTTACCAATTGCATCAGAATATTTTAGTGTTATTATATATGGAGTTCCTTTTTTGGCTTTTGCGATGATGGGAAACCCAACAATTAGAGCAGAAGGAAAACCCAAATTTGCCATGTATGCAATGATGGTTCCTGCGGTTTTAAATGTGGTTTTAGATATTATTTTTATTAAATTTTTTAATTGGGGAATGTGGGGTGCTGGTTTAGCAACTACAATTTCTTTTGTAAGCTCCGGATCGTATATTTTGTACTTTTTTTTATCTTCTAAAAGTGAGCTAAAAATTATTCCTAAAAACTTTAAATTAGATTTTAAAATTGTCCGTGAAATTATAGAACTGGGAGGCGTTTCTATTGCAAGACAAGGTACAATAAGCGTCTTAATGATTGTTTTAAACTATTCGTTATTTAAATATGGAGGAGAAATATCGATTGCTGTATTCGGAATTATTAACCGTGTAATGATGTTTTCACTTTCTCCTGTTATGGGTGTTTCTCAAGGGTTTTTACCTGTTGCAGGTTATAATATTGGTGCAAGTAAAAATGATAGAGTTAAAGAAACCATTAAGAAATCTATTTTATATGGTTCTGTTTTAGGTACAATTATTTTTGTAGCAATTTTGTTTTTTAAAGAAGAAGTTATTTGGATTTTTACCAATGACGCCACCTTGTTAGATAAAACACCCAACGCCATGCTTATTGTATTTTTAGCAACACCTGTTATTACCATGCAATTAATTGGTTCTGCTTATTTTCAGGCTGCCGGTAAAGCTTTACCTGCTTTATTTTTAACGCTTTTAAAACAAGGGTTCTTCTTAATTCCGTTAGCTTATTTTTTACCTAAATATTATGGTATCAATGGTATTTGGTGGTCTTTTCCTATCGCTGATGTTTTATCTACAATTATTACCATTGTAGTTTTAAAATACGAAGTGAAGAAAAATTTGAAATAG
- a CDS encoding MaoC family dehydratase: protein MKPLVFVNFEDFKQIKGQQLPVGDWYTITQQMINDFANATLDKQWIHVNKKRAAKESPFKTTIAHGFMSVAMISKLLEDSFSIKSIKMGLNYGLNKVRFPNPVVVNSQLRMLAVVKDIEEMANNGIKVTFSCTIEIKGQEKPACVAEFLAAFFE, encoded by the coding sequence ATGAAACCATTAGTATTTGTTAATTTTGAAGATTTTAAGCAGATAAAAGGACAACAATTACCTGTTGGAGATTGGTATACAATTACCCAACAAATGATTAACGATTTTGCAAATGCTACTTTAGATAAACAATGGATTCATGTTAATAAAAAACGAGCAGCTAAAGAGAGTCCTTTTAAAACTACTATAGCACATGGTTTTATGTCTGTTGCCATGATTTCTAAATTATTAGAAGATTCTTTTTCTATAAAAAGTATTAAAATGGGCCTAAATTACGGGTTAAATAAAGTCCGTTTTCCAAACCCTGTTGTTGTAAATAGTCAATTAAGAATGCTTGCTGTTGTTAAAGACATTGAAGAAATGGCTAACAACGGAATTAAAGTAACCTTTTCTTGTACCATAGAAATTAAAGGTCAAGAAAAACCTGCTTGTGTTGCAGAGTTTCTTGCTGCTTTTTTTGAGTAA
- a CDS encoding DUF2461 domain-containing protein, producing MQFQKDSLEFLKDLQKNNNRDWFTEHKPTFVTIQKQVKEIFLEMQTDIEKHDEIDKMKIYRIYRDVRFSKDKTPYNPRFAVSFSRLGKQLRGGYFLQIKPGESMLGGGFWQPEKEDLYRLRKEIEQDAVEFREILEDKDFKKYFGGKFEGDELKSAPRGFDKEHKDIDLLRKKGFVAIRNFTDAEVLLPNFLEELDKSFKALRPFFNLFSDVLTTNLNGESIV from the coding sequence ATGCAGTTTCAAAAAGACAGTTTAGAGTTTTTAAAAGATTTACAAAAAAATAACAATAGAGATTGGTTTACAGAACACAAACCAACCTTTGTAACCATACAGAAACAGGTAAAAGAAATCTTTTTAGAAATGCAAACAGATATAGAAAAGCATGATGAAATTGATAAAATGAAAATCTATAGAATTTATAGAGATGTTCGTTTTTCTAAAGATAAAACGCCTTACAACCCAAGATTTGCAGTTTCTTTTTCTAGATTAGGAAAACAATTACGTGGTGGTTATTTTTTGCAAATTAAACCCGGAGAATCTATGTTGGGAGGTGGGTTTTGGCAACCAGAAAAAGAAGATTTATATAGATTAAGAAAAGAGATTGAACAAGATGCAGTAGAATTTAGAGAGATTTTAGAAGACAAAGATTTTAAAAAATACTTTGGAGGTAAATTCGAAGGAGACGAATTAAAATCGGCTCCAAGAGGGTTTGATAAAGAACATAAAGACATCGATTTATTGCGTAAAAAAGGATTTGTTGCTATCAGAAATTTTACAGATGCAGAGGTTTTATTACCTAATTTTTTAGAAGAATTAGATAAAAGTTTTAAAGCTTTACGTCCGTTTTTTAATCTATTTAGTGATGTTTTAACAACAAATCTAAATGGGGAGAGTATTGTTTAG